From a single Couchioplanes caeruleus genomic region:
- a CDS encoding phosphatase PAP2 family protein encodes MTVVEQSGDARRVRVRAAMREILVVAALFLAYQGGRMLATGHVAEAMGNAARVWDLERAVRLPAETLVQGLIIDHRLLVRVANCYYAYVHFPATAIALIWMYVRRPELYRWMRRTLACLTTVALVVHLLVPLAPPRMTVAGLIDTGQRFGPSVYGPPSADSMANQYAAMPSLHVGWALAVAITLIAATRGRWRWLWLAHPLATLFVVVATGNHYWLDAIVAIALLTSVILILPRPASVPPVPIPAQRTPVEPAAVL; translated from the coding sequence GTGACGGTGGTGGAGCAGTCCGGGGACGCCCGGCGGGTCAGGGTCCGCGCGGCCATGCGCGAGATCCTGGTGGTGGCGGCGTTGTTCCTGGCGTATCAGGGCGGGCGCATGCTCGCCACCGGCCACGTCGCCGAGGCGATGGGCAACGCGGCGCGCGTCTGGGATCTGGAGCGGGCCGTCCGGCTGCCCGCCGAGACGCTGGTGCAGGGCCTGATCATCGATCACCGCCTGCTGGTGCGGGTGGCCAACTGCTACTACGCGTACGTGCACTTCCCGGCCACGGCGATCGCGCTGATCTGGATGTACGTCCGCCGGCCGGAGCTGTACCGCTGGATGCGCCGGACGCTGGCGTGCCTGACCACGGTGGCGCTGGTCGTGCACCTGCTGGTGCCGCTCGCGCCGCCGCGGATGACCGTCGCCGGCCTGATCGACACCGGCCAGCGCTTCGGCCCGTCGGTCTACGGGCCGCCGTCGGCCGACTCGATGGCCAACCAGTATGCGGCCATGCCGTCCCTGCACGTCGGCTGGGCGCTCGCCGTGGCGATCACACTCATCGCCGCGACCCGGGGCCGGTGGCGCTGGCTGTGGCTGGCGCATCCGCTGGCCACGCTCTTCGTCGTCGTGGCGACCGGCAACCACTACTGGCTGGACGCCATCGTCGCGATCGCCCTGCTGACCTCCGTGATCCTGATCCTGCCGCGGCCCGCGAGCGTGCCACCGGTGCCGATCCCGGCGCAGCGCACGCCGGTCGAGCCGGCGGCCGTTCTGTAA